Proteins from a genomic interval of Solea solea chromosome 10, fSolSol10.1, whole genome shotgun sequence:
- the LOC131467016 gene encoding vasorin-like, with translation MLRYFLLLLLSSGLVSSDCPEDCSCQRHGAIFCIQRRSGTVPRVPTTTIELYIFHNGINILSQNDFKGLAELEMLDMSQNELTEIPDRVFEMLSKMKNLDLSSNHITHISKDAFSGLVQLERLYLHANRIQSIHLEAFDGLEMLLELKLQGNHLSSLPSLNFPRLLLLDLSNNNIPTLGPSDLRTPHLEALKLASMGLTTVDDDLIASLGNLHELDISMNQFTEVPQVLKQDSFKGLIKLSLAANPFGELKMEDFQELTGLQELDLSGLNLQGFPQNFFQMFPRLTHLTAAENPFICLCPLAWFSLWLKERGGILSRPEETRCHFPLVNAGKMLSSLEHKDFGCPPTTTVLTGSATGSTLAPQMLSTPSEITHTNAIPPPPPPSEITVSSKVTLEPSVSPSSPSGEYEQQFCPPNICLNGGTCSFDPLGQLSCLCPSETSGYYCENVDQVTKPPKPPATEVLVVTSVVPEQDAISSRQVTSTSILLDLHRFIETRPHIRGIRLTYRNLSGPDHRPIILSVPASYPEYTLRGLRPNCTYSICASPLRVNSRANSSVETGSCTEAHTESVPLTSVESRVETQSQVTYTLIPALAALALVLGLAVVAGTIICLRKRRKAKAGKELELGPADPDPMELDGFKACLENGGNGTLHQKQPEIDLCHTPQPPPSLQQNGNLDYEVPLMQEHCPSNNNLATLKPSYF, from the coding sequence ATGTTACGTTACTTCCTGCTCTTGCTCCTCTCATCTGGTCTGGTGTCCTCAGACTGCCCCGAAGACTGTTCGTGCCAACGCCACGGCGCTATATTCTGCATTCAGCGACGCTCAGGCACCGTGCCCCGTGTCCCCACCACAACCATAGAACTCTACATCTTTCACAATGGCATCAACATTTTGTCCCAAAATGACTTTAAAGGCCTGGCGGAATTGGAGATGCTAGATATGAGCCAGAATGAACTGACAGAGATTCCAGACAGAGTGTTTGAGATGCTGTCAAAGATGAAGAACTTGGACCTGTCCTCTAACCACATTACTCACATTTCCAAAGACGCTTTTTCTGGGTTGGTTCAGCTCGAGAGACTCTATCTCCATGCAAATCGTATTCAAAGTATCCATTTGGAAGCTTTTGATGGTTTAGAAATGCTGCTGGAACTGAAGCTCCAAGGGAACCACCTTTCATCTCTGCCATCCCTTAATTTCCCAAGACTTCTGCTTCTAGATCTCAGCAACAATAACATCCCTACCCTTGGTCCTTCAGACCTCCGGACTCCTCACCTGGAGGCCCTTAAATTGGCATCTATGGGGCTTACCACTGTGGATGATGATCTCATAGCTTCCCTTGGGAATCTCCATGAGCTTGACATCTCCATGAACCAGTTCACTGAGGTGCCACAGGTCCTGAAGCAAGATTCCTTCAAGGGGCTGATCAAGCTCAGCCTTGCAGCCAACCCATTTGGTGAACTCAAAATGGAGGACTTCCAGGAATTGACTGGACTTCAAGAACTGGACCTTAGTGGACTTAATCTCCAAGGTTTCCCCCAGAATTTTTTTCAGATGTTCCCTAGATTGACGCACTTGACAGCAGCTGAGAATCCATTCATCTGCTTATGCCCATTAGCTTGGTTCTCTCTTTGGCTAAAAGAGAGGGGTGGTATTCTTTCGAGGCCTGAAGAAACCAGATGTCACTTCCCCCTTGTTAATGCTGGAAAGATGCTGTCATCGCTGGAGCACAAAGATTTCGGATGTCCACCTACCACAACAGTGCTGACTGGCTCCGCAACTGGAAGTACTCTTGCTCCTCAGATGCTCAGCACACCTTCAGAAATCACTCATACCAATGCTATccctccccctccaccaccCAGTGAGATAACAGTCTCCTCAAAGGTTACACTTGAACCTTCAGTCTCCCCAAGTTCCCCGAGTGGGGAATATGAGCAGCAATTCTGCCCACCAAATATCTGCCTAAATGGGGGCACTTGTAGTTTTGACCCACTGGGTCAACTCAGCTGTCTGTGTCCTTCAGAAACCTCAGGCTACTACTGTGAAAATGTGGATCAAGTTACTAAGCCACCAAAACCACCAGCAACAGAAGTATTGGTTGTTACCTCTGTAGTGCCTGAACAGGATGCCATCAGCTCACGGCAGGTGACCTCCACATCTATCCTGCTTGACCTGCACCGCTTCATTGAAACGCGGCCACACATCCGTGGCATTCGGTTGACCTACCGTAACCTCTCAGGGCCTGACCACCGCCCAATTATCCTGAGTGTCCCAGCATCCTACCCTGAGTACACCTTGCGTGGTTTGAGACCCAACTGTACATACTCAATATGTGCCAGTCCGCTGAGAGTCAACTCAAGGGCAAACAGCTCTGTAGAAACGGGGTCCTGCACGGAGGCTCACACTGAAAGTGTTCCATTAACATCTGTAGAGTCCAGAGTGGAGACACAGAGCCAGGTCACATATACTTTGATCCCTGCTCTGGCTGCCTTGGCACTTGTACTGGGGTTGGCCGTGGTTGCTGGGACGATCATCTGTCTGCGGAAGAGGAGAAAGGCCAAGGCAGGAAAGGAGCTGGAGCTGGGTCCAGCCGACCCTGACCCAATGGAGCTGGATGGGTTCAAGGCCTGTCTGGAGAATGGGGGGAATGGCACACTTCACCAGAAACAGCCAGAGATTGACCTCTGTCACACTCCTCAGCCACCTCCATCCTTGCAACAAAATGGGAACTTGGATTACGAGGTACCATTGATGCAGGAACACTGCCCATCAAATAACAATCTAGCAACGCTAAAGCCATCTTACTTTTAA